One Podarcis muralis chromosome 1, rPodMur119.hap1.1, whole genome shotgun sequence genomic window carries:
- the SIX1 gene encoding homeobox protein SIX1 isoform X1 → MSMLPSFGFTQEQVACVCEVLQQGGNLERLGRFLWSLPACDHLHKNESVLKAKAVVAFHRGNFRELYKILESHQFSPHNHPKLQQLWLKAHYVEAEKLRGRPLGAVGKYRVRRKFPLPRTIWDGEETSYCFKEKSRGVLREWYAHNPYPSPREKRELAEATGLTTTQGEYGEQQHVHEQTEPAVSPGRGEAAHVQLRRGVFAPTESGSELNPPAPGQPQPCQKLHLFLDGAVRLPGDSRPPSPPAPTAGLSPRPSHLQLGGLGFIIRRDRDGGFSHRRHHPVVCK, encoded by the exons ATGTCCATGCTGCCGTCTTTCGGCTTCACGCAGGAGCAAGTGGCGTGCGTCTGCGAGGTGCTCCAACAAGGCGGCAACTTGGAgaggctgggccgcttcctgtgGTCGCTGCCCGCCTGCGACCACTTGCACAAGAACGAGAGCGTGCTGAAAGCCAAGGCGGTGGTGGCTTTCCACCGGGGCAACTTCCGCGAGCTGTACAAGATCCTCGAGAGCCACCAGTTCTCTCCGCACAACCACCCCAAGCTGCAGCAGTTGTGGCTCAAGGCGCACTACGTGGAAGCCGAGAAGCTGCGCGGCCGGCCGCTGGGCGCCGTGGGCAAGTACCGCGTGCGGAGGAAATTCCCCTTGCCCAGGACCATCTGGGACGGCGAGGAGACCAGCTACTGCTTCAAGGAGAAGTCCCGGGGCGTCCTGCGCGAGTGGTACGCCCACAACCCTTACCCCTCGCCCCGGGAGAAGAGGGAGCTGGCCGAAGCCACCGGCCTCACCACCACCCAG GGAGAATACGGAGAACAACAACACGTCCACGAACAAACAGAACCAGCTGTCTCCCCTGGACGGGGCGAAGCCGCTCATGTCCAGCTCAGAAGAGGAGTTTTCGCCCCCACAGAGTCCGGATCAGAACTCAATCCTCCTGCTCCAGGGCAGCCTCAGCCATGCCAGAAACTCCACCTATTCCTTGACGGGGCTGTCCGCCTCCCAGGCGACTCACGGCCTCCAAGCCCACCAGCACCAACTGCAGGACTCTCTCCTAGGCCCTCTCACCTCCAGCTTGGTGGACTTGGGTTCATAATCCGGAGAGACAGGGATGGGGGTTTCTCCCACCGCCGCCACCACCCAGTGGTTTGTAAATAA
- the SIX1 gene encoding homeobox protein SIX1 isoform X2 — protein MSMLPSFGFTQEQVACVCEVLQQGGNLERLGRFLWSLPACDHLHKNESVLKAKAVVAFHRGNFRELYKILESHQFSPHNHPKLQQLWLKAHYVEAEKLRGRPLGAVGKYRVRRKFPLPRTIWDGEETSYCFKEKSRGVLREWYAHNPYPSPREKRELAEATGLTTTQVSNWFKNRRQRDRAAEAKERENTENNNTSTNKQNQLSPLDGAKPLMSSSEEEFSPPQSPDQNSILLLQGSLSHARNSTYSLTGLSASQATHGLQAHQHQLQDSLLGPLTSSLVDLGS, from the exons ATGTCCATGCTGCCGTCTTTCGGCTTCACGCAGGAGCAAGTGGCGTGCGTCTGCGAGGTGCTCCAACAAGGCGGCAACTTGGAgaggctgggccgcttcctgtgGTCGCTGCCCGCCTGCGACCACTTGCACAAGAACGAGAGCGTGCTGAAAGCCAAGGCGGTGGTGGCTTTCCACCGGGGCAACTTCCGCGAGCTGTACAAGATCCTCGAGAGCCACCAGTTCTCTCCGCACAACCACCCCAAGCTGCAGCAGTTGTGGCTCAAGGCGCACTACGTGGAAGCCGAGAAGCTGCGCGGCCGGCCGCTGGGCGCCGTGGGCAAGTACCGCGTGCGGAGGAAATTCCCCTTGCCCAGGACCATCTGGGACGGCGAGGAGACCAGCTACTGCTTCAAGGAGAAGTCCCGGGGCGTCCTGCGCGAGTGGTACGCCCACAACCCTTACCCCTCGCCCCGGGAGAAGAGGGAGCTGGCCGAAGCCACCGGCCTCACCACCACCCAGGTCAGCAACTGGTTCAAAAACCGCAGGCAGCGCGACCGAGCGGCGGAGGCGAAAGAGAG GGAGAATACGGAGAACAACAACACGTCCACGAACAAACAGAACCAGCTGTCTCCCCTGGACGGGGCGAAGCCGCTCATGTCCAGCTCAGAAGAGGAGTTTTCGCCCCCACAGAGTCCGGATCAGAACTCAATCCTCCTGCTCCAGGGCAGCCTCAGCCATGCCAGAAACTCCACCTATTCCTTGACGGGGCTGTCCGCCTCCCAGGCGACTCACGGCCTCCAAGCCCACCAGCACCAACTGCAGGACTCTCTCCTAGGCCCTCTCACCTCCAGCTTGGTGGACTTGGGTTCATAA